Within Cucumis melo cultivar AY chromosome 4, USDA_Cmelo_AY_1.0, whole genome shotgun sequence, the genomic segment AAGGTGCTTctaatttgttagatttagctCATTACAGTTTATTCTAATTTATTAGGTTTATGtcaattgatttaaatttgttagatttagggtttaatttggccgttgttaatttttttgtttattgtttattaaatatgttgtaTGTTTGAAAGTAATTGATTATACTTGtgaaagacagaatagtttgttaggtttgGTATTTATTTCACAACTGCATATTACACTTTGTACTTATTTCCCAAATCTGTATTATTTCTTAACCtatatattatttcaaatatattattgtaaatcatatattatttccaatatatttattcgtatattatttctcaacctgtataTTATTTTCCGacctgtatattatttccaaactgtattatttgtcaattGTATTATTTGCCAACTGTTTTATATgtcaacctgtattatttcccaatatttgtcatatttcacttttttattttttgctaatattgtaattattattatttatttttcaatttttataattgCAAAAGGtatgaaaaaattcatttgtttttgtcatatggatataaaaatttgagacgagaaaaaaatattgttcatttatggattttatgatttaaattccttaaatacatgaaatttattattttgaaaaattaattaataaattgtttgtaaaaaaaatatatcaagcattttatattttaaaatgggaTTGAATAGTGCTTTCTTTggaatttattaattcttttagatacatgaaatcTTCCATTAAACACCTATGATGGAGACCAAgatatcaaagtttgatattttagtaTTCTTGAGGTGaataaaaaaatcatcttttgaaacaaaaaaatatatttcatttttctaatggctctcatgccacccatataattatcaattactttttgtttttttagatgtaaattgataaccatgagacattttaaaaaaaatcaaataaaaaactttattttgtGAACCTCTATAATTTAGTTtcaaagataaattttggtaacaATTTTTATGGCTGTTAtagggtgctaacaccttcactacacacaactgactcccgaaccttaaatctgaatttacaTAAACCAACAGAATTACAACCAGATCTGAAACTACTGTTACTTTCACTACTACAGAAACTaactctcttgacggttttaaactgtcaagaatgattattcttgacggttttaaaaccgtcgttgaatccagtgtcaagaaaggcaattttcttgacagttgtaaaaaacgtcaagaattgttaacattgacaatttataaccatcaagtattcaattattcatgacagtttagaatcgtcaagattataagttttaatgacagtttagaactGTCGAGAATGTGACTATGAatgacaaaaaccgtcaagaatacgaatattcatgacattttaaaaccgtcaagagtgcatttttcatgatatttaataaccgtcaagaaagtgattatttatgacattttgtactCGTCAAGGGtattctttttcatgacatttgggaactgtcaagagtatgctttttaatgacattttagaatcgtcaagaattttgttgtttatgacatttgcgAACCGTAAAGACAtttattgttcatgacatttcagaaccgtcaagcaattttccattttttaattgtaatttatttatattattgttcctgtattatgctcccattggtccaagaactcaactacatataaacaacaaatatacatcaaatatagttttaaaactcaaacataaatatgcactagaacaattccaaaactttagcatatattaacattttaccatatatgtatcaacatttcgaaaactttacatatttgttcgATATTGTCATATACAAAACATTACTTCTATCAACCGAACTCAATGACCTTGAATGAAACTTGGCTTCAAATAAACTTGCATTCTGTGTCCTCTACTACCTCCAATTCATGAGCTAAAATAAGTACCACCAACAGCAGAGCCAATACAAGAAGTAGATAACATCACAAAAACAAAGTATGTTCAAACTTATTCAGTTAAAGAAATCAACTAACAACTATTAAGAATAAGTTGATCATACTACACAAATAAAATCACAGTTTCTATTCTCCAACAACCATAATGAATTTAATGCCTAGAGTTGCTTCCAAACCACCAGAATCATCAACATAGCTGATCATTAATACTTTACATTGTTTTTTAATAGACCAAATAGTGCCCGTCAGAAACTAACCACAAAAATAGTCCTTAATTCAAGACAAAgacaaataaaatctaaaataccTTCGCAACATTATTGATATTTGCATCAGAAGGGAAGCAACTCTCAACCTCTTTTGTATATGCATTCGTGCATTGCAAGTCTGCTTTTGtatatgcatttcttttgtaattctgCATTAGAAAATCACCAACTCAAGTAAATGAACAATTCTACAACATAGTTCGTACTAATTTCTTGAGGcccaaattaaacatcaaaagaaaaacaagttaAAGAAACATCCAAAGCAACAAAGCATAAACATCAAAGGAACTGTAAATACAAAAAAGATAATTAAGAATCGAATGTTGAAATTCATAATAATTAAAagatcaaaaggaaaaaaaattccttTAAATCACATCAATGGCTATATTCTCTGTGAATGAACTTTGTAAAGTAATCTAGAGATTTTCAATGGTATTCAGATGGAATCTAACTAATATCAACATTGcttgtttttcaattattcattttcaacataATCTCAAGTGGACACAACAAAAAAGTAATTCCAGTTTTCAACATGCCTTATCAAGATAGGGCCACCTATATTCAATATTCAACATAGttaaccaacaaaaaaaatgatagaATGACTTAAGAATGGATATTGCTGATGCAACAGATAAACCTTATCAAGATAGGGCCatatatattcaataatcaTAAGAAAGTgtaatacaaaaaaattaacaatatgGAAAGTACTTACATTATCAACGACTTTATTGAAGAGTGTGGAGCACAACGGCAATAACCAAGTCTTGTTCTTCACTATTTTTCACCTTTTTCTCTATTCACACATTTTATCAAACACCTTCTAGGCCCTCTCtctccataaaattaaataaaaaaatttaaaaataaatcttttatgaCTAGTATTTCATCCTTTATTTGCCatgtaaaataaagtaaaagatGGATAAAACATGGGCAGAGTAGTAATCAAACCCCATCACAATATATACTTTACAAAATGTAATACTATTAATAAACAATCAGTAGAGCAACGTACAAACAGCTTGTCTAATATCCTGGCGAACTTCTTCTTCAAGTGTGTTTCAGTCCTtcaaaatttttttgaaatcataCACAGTCCCAAGTCAAAATAAGAACATAATTAAGAACATAACCTTGAAACAATAATTATGTACTAAAGAATTCCTAAACTTAACAAATACCATCTGGTTCAAAACTTGAGGTAACAAGGAGTACTAAAGTCCTCTTAGATGCCTTGTAACATTTCCATAATAAGTAATCTAGAGGTCACAAATCCATCACATAAAATATTGGAAGTACCTTGTATCAGGTCAAGCATGGCAAGCTCATTCTCAGAACTGTTAAAGACAAGCACAAAATAAAGGGTTGCAATTCCAATACAAGGAGCCACATAAAACTAGTTTATCTGTTATAACTCATTAGCATTTGCCAGTCCCA encodes:
- the LOC127148845 gene encoding AP-3 complex subunit sigma-like — translated: MIWSVIVMNTESKPRFAKFYDFQPIEKQQELIRSVYGVLCSRGENISNFVEAESIFGSFYVAPCIGIATLYFVLVFNSSENELAMLDLIQGTSNILCDGFVTSRLLIMEMLQGI